The genomic segment ACAGCCAAGAAGTGAACTTCACTTCGCCGACTGTGATGTCGTGCGAGACTGGAGTTTTACTGGCGGGAATGGCAAGAGGGCGGCAATAGTCGCCCTTTTGTCTTTTCTACCAACACGTTACAGGCCCGGGAGCGGTTCGAGGCCTTCGATTTCCAGATCGAAAGATCCGGATACCCGTACCGGCCCCGCCAGCGCTACGTTCAGCAACTGCCCGTCCGCAAAACTCTCTCCGTGCGTCTGCTCAAGATCCAGCGAAAAGGTGGCGACGAATCGCCCGCGTTGCGACTCCTCAACCACAAGACGCAAAGACGTCCCGGCGAACTCAAATTTCGAATAGCTGGAATCATTGCGCACAAGCTGGTAGAACGCCTCTCCGACTGTCGGCACGGTGTCGTCTGGCACAACGGAGTATGGGCCCGGCGGAAGCACCCCTGTATTCGAGGCATAGGCAAACCGGAAGTTCACGCGCGCTTCCTCTCTCCGATCTACGCCTTTCGCCCGTACCTCCAACATGACGTCTAGCCGGTTCGCGATGCCTGACCTCGAGAACAGTGCAGAGCCGTCGTAAGCCGGATCGACCTGAGTGAAGTCTGTCGTCAGACTTCCGCCTAAAGCGAATTCGACTTCCGTTGCATCATCCTTGTCCGTGACCGAATCACAACTGGTGCCTGCGAAGCCGGCAACCGTGATCAGCAGTACAGCAGACACTCGAGAGCGGAACGTTCTTTTCATCTTCCTTCTCATCTCGTTTTTCAATTCCGCCGGTCAGACTTTTTCTGGACCGATCAACGACCGTTTCTTCGACGAGCGACACGCCGGGCTACAGCCGTCTCGACGGTGTCCACCGCATTCGAGCTACCGGTCGTCGTCGAATCCAAATCGAAGATCCTGCCGCATCCGATGTCGTAAACCCATCCGTGAACGTGCACCTTCTGCCCGTGGGCCCATGCCTCCTGCACCGGGAAAGATCCGGCGATGTTGTTCACCTGGTGCAGAACGTTTAGTTCACAGAGCAGCTCAAGTTGGTCTACCTCGGCGGAATATCGGTCAAGTTCATTGCGGTAATCATTAGAGAGCTTCCGTAGAGGTGCGAGCCAATCGTCGATTGGCCCCGAAGTGCCACCTTCCATCGCAGCGTGAACACCTCCGCAACCGTAGTGTCCACAAACAATCACATGCTCGACATGTAGAACTCCGATCGCAAACTGGAGCACCGCCAGACTGCTGAGGTCCGTCGGATCGACGAGGTTCGC from the Rhodothermales bacterium genome contains:
- a CDS encoding carbonic anhydrase codes for the protein MLDHLLESNRQWAAEVVDEDPEFFQRQALGQQPQYLWMGCSDSRVASNQLLGLSPGDLFVHRNIANLVDPTDLSSLAVLQFAIGVLHVEHVIVCGHYGCGGVHAAMEGGTSGPIDDWLAPLRKLSNDYRNELDRYSAEVDQLELLCELNVLHQVNNIAGSFPVQEAWAHGQKVHVHGWVYDIGCGRIFDLDSTTTGSSNAVDTVETAVARRVARRRNGR